One Actinospica robiniae DSM 44927 genomic region harbors:
- a CDS encoding NADP-dependent oxidoreductase, producing MRAIVQTSYGGPEVLGLTEDLPTPEPGPGEIRIRVRAAGVNPTDWKHRAAPLFVDRLPLVLGWDVAGIVDKIGYGVTILDEGDEVFGMLPYPHGVGAYAEYVLAPARSMVRKPENVDFVHAAALPLASLTAWQALNDTARVTVGQRVLVQGAAGGVGHLAVQIASRLGAKVVGTASEKDLDHVRSLGAADALDYHTTDIHAAVREADAALVPFAGETRLDSLSTVREGGTFVTLLRTEPGSDEERIADEHGIRYKTLLVESDHAGMQVIADMARSGALRASIHDALPLCQAAEAHRLGEAGHISGKLVLVV from the coding sequence GTGCGCGCGATCGTGCAAACCAGCTACGGGGGCCCGGAAGTGCTCGGGCTGACCGAGGACCTGCCGACGCCCGAGCCGGGCCCGGGCGAGATCCGGATCCGGGTGCGGGCGGCGGGGGTGAATCCGACTGATTGGAAGCACCGGGCCGCACCGCTGTTCGTCGATCGGCTGCCGCTGGTGCTCGGCTGGGATGTGGCGGGCATCGTCGACAAGATCGGCTACGGCGTGACCATCCTGGACGAGGGCGACGAGGTCTTCGGCATGCTGCCCTACCCGCACGGGGTCGGCGCCTACGCCGAGTACGTGCTCGCCCCGGCCCGGTCGATGGTCCGCAAGCCGGAGAACGTCGACTTCGTGCACGCAGCCGCACTGCCGCTGGCCTCGCTCACCGCGTGGCAGGCATTGAACGACACCGCCCGGGTCACGGTGGGGCAACGCGTGCTGGTTCAGGGCGCGGCGGGCGGCGTCGGGCACCTCGCCGTGCAGATCGCCAGCCGTCTCGGCGCGAAGGTCGTCGGCACCGCGAGTGAGAAAGACCTCGACCACGTCCGTTCCCTTGGTGCCGCCGATGCGCTGGACTATCACACCACTGACATCCACGCCGCGGTGCGCGAGGCGGACGCCGCGCTCGTCCCCTTCGCCGGGGAAACCCGCCTCGACTCGCTGAGCACGGTGCGCGAGGGCGGCACCTTCGTCACCCTGCTGCGCACCGAGCCGGGCAGCGACGAGGAGCGCATCGCCGACGAGCACGGCATCCGCTACAAGACGCTGCTGGTGGAGTCCGACCACGCCGGAATGCAGGTCATCGCCGACATGGCTCGCTCCGGCGCGCTGCGCGCGAGCATCCACGACGCGCTGCCGCTCTGCCAGGCCGCCGAGGCACACCGGCTGGGCGAGGCCGGGCACATCAGCGGGAAGTTGGTGCTGGTCGTCTGA
- a CDS encoding nitroreductase family deazaflavin-dependent oxidoreductase: MSDTPYDEAKVVDSPTDWVSSHIQKYVQTEGADGHDFRSGAPILLLTVLGRKSRVWRRTALIYGQAGDAYVVVASKGGAPTHPAWYGNLVAHPEVHVQVKGAKFEARARVAAGPEREKLWKLMAGIWPDYDAYQAHTDREIPVVVLDAV; encoded by the coding sequence ATGAGTGACACGCCGTACGACGAGGCCAAGGTCGTCGATTCGCCGACGGACTGGGTCAGCTCCCACATCCAGAAGTACGTCCAGACCGAGGGCGCCGACGGCCACGATTTCCGTAGCGGAGCGCCGATCCTGCTGCTGACCGTGCTCGGCCGCAAGTCCCGCGTGTGGCGGCGCACGGCGCTGATCTACGGCCAGGCCGGCGACGCGTACGTGGTGGTCGCCTCGAAGGGCGGCGCCCCGACGCACCCGGCCTGGTACGGCAACCTGGTCGCCCACCCGGAGGTGCACGTCCAGGTCAAGGGGGCCAAGTTCGAAGCGCGCGCCCGGGTCGCCGCCGGGCCGGAGCGGGAGAAGCTGTGGAAGCTGATGGCCGGGATCTGGCCGGACTACGACGCGTATCAGGCCCACACCGATCGCGAGATCCCGGTGGTGGTGCTCGACGCGGTCTGA
- a CDS encoding acyltransferase, which translates to MRMSIPVIRCAWSDLLLADLSVSVVFCYDRELDARSVLSGFESALARTPAFAGRLRPSGAELEIVCDGEGAEFLERDSPLTLPEAIGRLTLPDSGLVDHVDAPAARAGRGPVTRVRLNRLADGGTVLGCSWHHAIGDMGSFTTFMRQWSAASAGEESEESLLIEDRAAFLDAMLPEKDSGRAGFRVVDEQESAQLRSIAESSTLANRLVQVYFGEAELARLRARFEQESGRRLSTNDVLTAHVVRTVRQLDGDTAERELVVPVDLRRTLGTPRGTIGNLLGEITLRGRDVPASRVAADIRAAVEDFADAHLTLRTSRTVLEELGPEGLDRCVPLGFNPPERTFTTSSWRGFGAYEVRFDGAAPVLMAPAISLPLPWVCWMVEGFHGTGALCTISLPAALATRLRSADGRALLHADREPQDELPALASAIRRLL; encoded by the coding sequence ATGCGGATGTCGATCCCGGTGATCCGGTGTGCCTGGTCGGATCTCCTGCTGGCTGATCTGTCGGTCTCGGTCGTGTTCTGCTACGACCGGGAGCTGGACGCGCGATCGGTCTTGTCAGGGTTCGAATCCGCGCTGGCCCGGACGCCCGCGTTCGCCGGCCGGCTGCGGCCGTCTGGCGCGGAGCTGGAGATCGTCTGCGACGGTGAGGGAGCGGAGTTCCTCGAACGCGACTCACCGCTGACCCTGCCCGAGGCGATCGGCCGGCTGACCCTGCCGGACTCAGGCCTCGTCGATCACGTCGACGCCCCGGCGGCCCGAGCGGGGAGGGGCCCGGTGACGCGGGTGCGGCTCAACCGCCTCGCCGACGGCGGAACCGTGCTCGGTTGCTCCTGGCACCACGCGATCGGTGACATGGGCAGCTTCACGACGTTCATGCGCCAGTGGTCGGCGGCGAGCGCGGGGGAGGAGAGCGAGGAGTCGCTCCTGATCGAGGACCGCGCCGCCTTCCTGGACGCGATGCTGCCGGAGAAGGACAGCGGCCGCGCGGGATTCCGCGTCGTGGACGAGCAGGAGTCGGCGCAGCTCAGGAGCATCGCCGAGTCCTCGACTCTGGCGAACCGGCTCGTCCAGGTCTACTTCGGCGAAGCGGAACTCGCCCGGCTGCGCGCAAGGTTCGAACAGGAATCCGGCCGGCGCCTGTCCACGAACGACGTCCTCACCGCGCACGTCGTCCGCACGGTCCGCCAGCTCGACGGCGACACGGCGGAGCGCGAGCTGGTCGTGCCGGTGGATCTGCGACGCACCCTCGGCACCCCGCGCGGGACGATCGGCAATCTCCTCGGCGAGATCACCCTGCGCGGCCGCGACGTCCCCGCGTCTCGCGTCGCCGCGGACATCCGGGCGGCAGTCGAAGACTTCGCCGACGCGCACCTGACCCTGCGCACCAGCCGGACCGTGCTCGAAGAACTCGGTCCGGAAGGCCTCGACCGCTGCGTCCCGCTCGGCTTCAACCCGCCCGAGCGGACCTTCACCACCAGCAGTTGGCGCGGCTTCGGCGCTTACGAGGTTCGCTTCGACGGCGCCGCACCCGTGCTGATGGCACCGGCGATCAGCCTTCCGCTGCCCTGGGTGTGCTGGATGGTGGAAGGTTTCCACGGCACTGGCGCCCTGTGCACCATTTCCCTCCCCGCCGCGCTCGCCACACGCTTGCGCTCCGCCGACGGCCGAGCCCTGCTGCACGCCGACCGCGAGCCACAGGACGAACTGCCTGCCCTCGCCAGCGCCATCCGCCGCCTGCTCTGA
- a CDS encoding condensation domain-containing protein, producing the protein MTGTARQVSCTFDGGRTGQARATWGQRAIWDAVAALAPQDAARYNVCGGGAVLPGYRVEQLIEAVSLLMLRHESLRTRLAPGAHGELRQTLLGSGELAVTVVTCDAAEEVQQEADALLERLGAEPFDCAADWPIRVGIIESAGMVRHLVFAVPHTAVDGWGLRHLVLDLAELTVKGTQASPVDALQPLDEAEYQATERGQRQDGKARRHWVAKAERGPRTLLAPRADLPADALFPNALLDSPALARAVPLVSTHLATTPATLLLAAAATMIGRLSGSGGVLFQVVVNNRFLPGLKQAVSTVAQEGLFHLDVRDVPFAELVYAAAGASLATYRYAYYDKARLDADLADLNGDLSCFVNDTRGLQPGQESTVAAPPASPDALEELRGQTRLHWPTEFPPRPNVSFALDAVDIPGSLGLTMTADPSRLPRPEMERVLFGMEELILDEALRLPGHD; encoded by the coding sequence ATGACGGGCACAGCGCGGCAGGTGAGCTGCACCTTCGACGGCGGTCGGACCGGACAGGCCCGGGCGACCTGGGGCCAGCGGGCGATCTGGGACGCGGTGGCGGCGCTCGCCCCGCAGGACGCCGCCCGCTACAACGTCTGCGGCGGCGGGGCCGTCCTGCCGGGCTACCGGGTCGAGCAGCTGATCGAGGCCGTCAGCCTGCTGATGCTGCGGCACGAGTCGCTGCGCACGCGGCTTGCCCCGGGCGCCCACGGCGAGCTGCGCCAGACACTGCTGGGCAGCGGAGAGTTGGCCGTCACGGTGGTCACCTGCGACGCGGCCGAGGAGGTACAGCAGGAGGCTGACGCGCTGCTGGAGCGGCTCGGCGCCGAGCCGTTCGACTGCGCGGCCGATTGGCCGATCCGGGTCGGCATCATCGAGTCGGCGGGCATGGTGCGCCACCTCGTGTTCGCCGTCCCGCACACCGCCGTGGACGGCTGGGGCCTGCGCCACCTGGTGCTGGATCTGGCCGAGCTGACGGTGAAGGGCACGCAGGCGAGTCCCGTCGACGCGCTCCAGCCGCTGGACGAGGCGGAGTATCAGGCTACTGAACGCGGCCAGCGGCAGGACGGCAAGGCCCGACGGCACTGGGTGGCCAAGGCCGAGCGCGGGCCGCGGACCCTCCTCGCGCCGCGCGCGGACCTCCCCGCGGACGCACTGTTCCCGAACGCGCTGCTCGACTCGCCGGCGCTGGCCCGGGCGGTGCCGCTGGTCTCGACGCACCTCGCGACCACTCCGGCGACGCTGCTGTTGGCCGCGGCGGCGACGATGATCGGCCGGCTGAGCGGGTCGGGCGGGGTGCTCTTCCAGGTCGTGGTGAACAACCGGTTCCTGCCGGGGCTGAAGCAGGCGGTGAGCACCGTCGCGCAGGAGGGCCTTTTCCATCTCGACGTGCGTGACGTGCCCTTCGCAGAGCTCGTATACGCGGCGGCGGGGGCCTCGCTGGCGACGTATCGCTACGCCTACTACGACAAGGCCCGGCTCGACGCCGATCTGGCTGACCTGAACGGGGATCTGAGCTGCTTCGTGAACGACACCAGGGGTTTGCAACCGGGCCAGGAATCCACGGTCGCGGCTCCGCCGGCATCGCCCGACGCGCTGGAGGAGCTGCGCGGGCAGACGCGCCTGCACTGGCCGACCGAGTTCCCGCCGCGTCCCAACGTGAGCTTCGCGCTCGACGCCGTGGACATTCCCGGTTCTCTCGGCCTGACGATGACGGCGGACCCGAGCCGGCTGCCGCGCCCGGAAATGGAGCGTGTCCTGTTCGGCATGGAGGAGCTGATCCTCGACGAGGCACTGCGGCTGCCCGGTCACGACTGA
- a CDS encoding condensation domain-containing protein, which produces MIESRRVAIAYHGQSSGSGPLSLGQDNMMRCTIENEPADINKQGSWPVPDGTSLDQVISALRTLAERHEALRTVYPYPDGGGRPVEQVVLGEGEFGIDVVETDRDPLIEVDEIGRRNRAIRFDVAREFPLRLTLVTVDGVPKGLSAVICHAAADGAATAFLVTEWLELVSGRTLPPHTGPTPRQVALDERSPAGLRRTKSSLQHWERILSTGPHAIFADARLGPSDGTHTSLVIHSVRAAEALEAVSARLSASTSTIIMAAYAAMAALQAGRDDVVIAALSANRHRRSLVEYVGTVAQDALIALSTDTPDFDELIGRAGAAGMTAYWHSSFDSAEIWRLIDEIGARRGARFARHLVLNDLSTTVPDALLRDIPAPPEDPHVIPLPVEPIPTRLMLNVWRLRGCVSITLHADRQLFTEQEAEDFARGLLRLIEEAAERTVPIAEISALTGIEPGPRPGEWRLLDSAWVDLAAVRELLATALDKRPVDLEESDGRLIAHIGDDDRPLTPREVHEALVDVLFHRRRGGAPGLAAGDEKVLVGSSGSGWETTIAPHHYVIHRGAPHGPVVAEGAGRDEVQS; this is translated from the coding sequence ATGATCGAGTCCCGGCGCGTCGCCATCGCCTACCACGGCCAGAGTTCGGGCAGCGGCCCGCTCTCTCTCGGCCAGGACAACATGATGCGATGCACCATCGAGAACGAGCCCGCCGACATCAACAAACAAGGCTCGTGGCCGGTGCCCGACGGCACGAGCCTCGACCAGGTCATCAGCGCCCTGCGCACGCTCGCCGAGCGGCACGAGGCTCTGCGCACCGTTTATCCGTACCCTGACGGCGGCGGCCGGCCGGTCGAACAGGTCGTGCTCGGCGAGGGTGAGTTCGGCATCGATGTCGTCGAGACCGACCGCGATCCCCTGATCGAGGTCGACGAGATCGGCCGACGCAACCGGGCCATTCGCTTCGACGTCGCTCGCGAGTTCCCGCTGCGGCTCACGCTGGTGACGGTCGACGGCGTGCCGAAGGGACTCAGTGCCGTGATCTGCCACGCGGCGGCCGACGGCGCGGCGACCGCGTTCCTGGTCACCGAATGGCTCGAACTCGTCTCCGGCCGCACTCTGCCCCCGCACACCGGTCCGACGCCGCGCCAGGTCGCGCTCGACGAGCGCTCGCCCGCCGGTCTGCGCCGGACGAAGTCCTCGCTGCAGCACTGGGAACGGATCCTGAGCACCGGCCCGCACGCGATCTTCGCGGACGCGCGCCTCGGCCCGTCCGACGGAACGCACACGTCGCTGGTGATCCACTCGGTGCGCGCCGCCGAAGCGCTGGAGGCCGTCTCCGCGAGGCTGTCGGCCAGCACTTCGACGATCATCATGGCCGCCTACGCGGCGATGGCCGCACTGCAGGCCGGCCGGGATGACGTCGTCATCGCCGCGCTCTCGGCCAACCGCCATCGCCGTTCGCTGGTCGAGTACGTCGGCACTGTCGCCCAGGACGCCCTCATCGCGCTGAGCACCGACACGCCGGACTTCGACGAACTGATCGGCCGGGCCGGCGCAGCCGGGATGACAGCGTACTGGCACAGCTCCTTCGACTCGGCCGAGATCTGGCGGCTGATCGACGAGATCGGCGCGCGGCGCGGCGCTCGCTTCGCCCGGCACCTGGTCCTCAACGACCTGAGCACGACCGTGCCGGACGCGCTGTTGCGCGACATTCCGGCCCCGCCCGAGGACCCGCACGTCATACCGTTGCCGGTGGAGCCGATCCCCACCCGCCTGATGCTCAACGTCTGGCGGCTGCGCGGCTGCGTCTCGATCACCCTGCACGCCGACCGGCAGCTGTTCACCGAGCAGGAGGCCGAGGACTTCGCGCGCGGCCTGCTCCGGCTGATCGAGGAAGCTGCGGAGCGCACTGTGCCGATCGCCGAGATCAGCGCCCTGACGGGCATCGAGCCGGGGCCGCGCCCGGGGGAGTGGCGGCTGCTCGACTCGGCCTGGGTCGATCTCGCGGCCGTGCGGGAGCTGCTCGCCACCGCGCTGGACAAGCGCCCGGTGGATCTCGAGGAGAGCGACGGCCGCCTCATCGCGCACATCGGCGACGACGACCGCCCGCTCACCCCGCGCGAGGTCCACGAAGCCCTGGTCGACGTGCTCTTCCACCGCCGGCGCGGCGGCGCGCCCGGCCTCGCCGCCGGCGACGAGAAGGTGCTCGTCGGCTCGTCCGGATCCGGGTGGGAGACCACGATCGCGCCGCATCACTACGTGATCCACCGGGGTGCGCCGCACGGACCCGTCGTCGCGGAGGGTGCCGGGCGCGACGAGGTTCAGTCGTGA
- a CDS encoding aminoacyl-tRNA synthetase has protein sequence MAEARPLPTEAPGVYLFPEAFERIVAGLRRGIDALAADEPMRVLGVAPVIARATIERTGYPASFPHLLGTVHGFTGGAKQWSDLSPLVESGGAWQSEHEPTDLVLLPAGCYPVYATMAGQTIDRPRTHRVSARCFRQEATAEIGRLRSFRMVEFVTAGDPDHCASWRDRRLEQMADWLGSLGLKVSVEDADDPFFGTGRKLYQAAQRRQRLKFELRVALADDVVQAVGSANCHKDHFGAAFDIAADGAAAHTACVGFGLERIALALIHAHGAELEDWPAAVAGALWGEEHAA, from the coding sequence ATGGCTGAGGCACGACCACTTCCCACCGAGGCGCCGGGCGTCTATCTCTTCCCCGAAGCCTTCGAGCGGATCGTGGCCGGACTGCGGCGTGGGATCGACGCACTCGCCGCCGACGAGCCGATGCGGGTGCTGGGAGTGGCACCGGTGATCGCCCGCGCCACCATCGAGCGCACCGGATACCCGGCCTCGTTCCCGCACCTGCTCGGCACCGTGCACGGCTTCACCGGCGGCGCGAAGCAGTGGTCTGATCTCTCCCCGCTGGTCGAGTCCGGCGGGGCGTGGCAGAGCGAGCATGAGCCCACCGACCTCGTCCTGCTGCCCGCCGGGTGCTACCCGGTGTACGCCACGATGGCCGGGCAGACGATCGACCGGCCGCGCACGCACCGCGTCTCAGCACGCTGTTTCCGTCAGGAGGCGACCGCCGAGATCGGACGGCTGCGATCGTTCCGGATGGTCGAATTCGTCACCGCCGGAGACCCGGACCACTGCGCGAGCTGGCGTGACCGCAGGCTCGAACAGATGGCCGACTGGCTCGGATCGCTCGGTCTGAAGGTCTCCGTCGAGGATGCCGACGATCCGTTCTTCGGCACCGGACGCAAGCTCTACCAGGCGGCCCAGCGACGCCAACGGCTCAAGTTCGAACTGCGCGTCGCGCTGGCCGACGACGTGGTTCAGGCCGTGGGCTCGGCGAACTGCCACAAGGACCACTTCGGCGCGGCGTTCGACATCGCCGCCGACGGAGCTGCTGCGCACACCGCGTGCGTCGGCTTCGGCCTCGAACGCATCGCGCTCGCCCTGATCCACGCGCACGGCGCGGAACTCGAAGACTGGCCGGCCGCGGTCGCCGGCGCGCTCTGGGGAGAGGAGCACGCCGCATGA